A genomic window from Primulina huaijiensis isolate GDHJ02 unplaced genomic scaffold, ASM1229523v2 scaffold6295, whole genome shotgun sequence includes:
- the LOC140970503 gene encoding telomere repeat-binding protein 3-like produces MVSKKRLDDKFNGFQVPVIPRAPRSIRRRGRLCKKLVEDNELCPFELLAAVAGKLLQESESSACSNAGEGKGPLGISRDGFVMGQHGNPLKSEGLDHGSCAESSFVPEVSVQECNLLSNLEGFPSDGNAPIVECSSVHASSGLLKNVDSDIKLGLCEGKTDVRFNNKMENGPESQSDDNKKHISEVSVATTSAVKDPTAEYVNTNVLINSDSNVQLPLYRDPITGAFLSNHWNNVKLGNSDDDEYSFGCNRPSTKIRSFRPQPWSGNRRIRKMLTSKYWKAAPKLKDFDLYNSCERMRSFYRYRKNIYARERFQRAPIKKRKLFDHRFTIAYDQEASGESISSSPEKRASGLPATLKGHQKLKDSRVKFSIKSFRVPELYIEVPETTTVGSLKRTVLEAVNAILGGGIRVGVVLQGKKVRDENRTLQQAGISESCNLDTLGFTLEPSFTDLPSSMTPKKLPLALTCDADQQLPRSPATADFGSVISCSSDVPVVTKLATNVDNRKPTSSPETPANALTDGSIPNSKALVPVDPMNVESLALVPVDPKLKRGEASQRRTRRPFSVSEVEALVEAVENLGTGRWRDVKKRAFEDADHRTYVDLKDKWKTLVHTASISPQQRRGEPVPQELLNRVLSAHSYWSRHQCKQQHGKNSMELLKIGDDICGEIVGA; encoded by the exons ATGGTGTCGAAGAAGAGGTTGGATGATAAGTTTAATGGCTTCCAAGTTCCAGTTATTCCTAGGGCTCCTAGATCGATTCGG AGGAGAGGCCGCTTGTGCAAGAAATTGGTGGAAGACAATGAACTTTGCCCCTTTGAACTACTTGCAGCTGTAGCTGGAAAGTTATTGCAGGAGAGTGAAAGCTCTGCTTGCAGTAATGCAGGCGAAGGGAAAGGGCCGCTTGGAATTAGTCGAGATGGTTTTGTTATGGGACAACATGGTAACCCTTTGAAATCAGAGGGCTTGGACCATGGAAGTTGTGCTGAGAGTTCATTTGTTCCAGAAGTTTCTGTTCAGGAGTGTAATCTCTTATCCAATTTGGAGGGATTTCCATCTGACGGAAATGCTCCCATTGTGGAATGCTCTTCTGTACATGCAAGCTCGGGCTTACTAAAGAATGTTGATTCAGATATTAAGCTAGGATTGTGTGAGGGAAAGACTGATGTTAGGTTTAATAACAAAATGGAGAATGGACCAGAATCGCAATCAGATGATAACAAAAAACATATTAGCGAGGTATCTGTGGCTACCACGTCAGCTGTAAAGGATCCAACTGCAGAATATGTGAATACTAATGTACTGATTAATTCTGATAGTAATGTACAGTTGCCCTTGTACAGGGACCCCATCACTGGGGCTTTCTTAAGTAACCACTGGAATAATGTAAAGTTAGGAAATAGTGATGATGACGAATATTCTTTTGGGTGCAATAGACCTAGCACCAAGATTAGGTCCTTTAGGCCACAACCATGGAGTGGAAACCGTAGGATAAGGAAGATGTTGACATCCAAATACTGGAAAGCAGCTCCAAAACTGAAGGATTTTGATCTTTATAACTCTT GTGAGAGAATGAGGTCCTTCTACAGATACAGGAAGAACATTTATGCACGAGAAAGGTTTCAAAGAGCGCCTATTAAGAAAAGGAAATTATTTGATCATCGCTTTACCATTGCATATGATCAGGAGGCCAGCGGTGAAAGTATCTCCAGTTCTCCTGAAAAGCGAG CAAGTGGACTGCCAGCTACACTGAAAGGTCACCAAAAATTGAAGGATTCTcgtg TGAAATTTAGCATCAAGTCTTTCAGGGTTCCAGAACTTTATATTGAAGTCCCTGAAACTACAACTGTTGGTTCTCTCAAG agAACTGTATTGGAGGCTGTTAATGCTATACTTGGTGGTGGAATACGAGTAGGGGTGGTTCTTCAAGGAAAAAAGGTCCGAGATGAGAATAGAACTCTGCAGCAGGCTGGTATTTCTGAGAGTTGCAACCTTGATACCCTCGGTTTTACATTAGAGCCAAGTTTTACAGATCTTCCATCGTCCATGACTCCAAAGAAACTTCCCCTAGCATTGACATGTGATGCTGATCAACAATTACCTAG GTCTCCCGCCACTGCAGACTTTGGTTCTGTGATTTCGTGTTCCTCTGATGTTCCTGTTGTTACTAAGTTGGCTACTAATGTCGACAACAGAAAGCCTACCTCCTCTCCAGAGACCCCTGCTAACGCATTAACAGATGGTTCAATTCCCAATTCGAAGGCATTGGTTCCAGTCGATCCAATGAATGTGGAATCACTAGCGTTAGTTCCAGTGGACCCGAAACTTAAACGTGGTGAAGCTTCGCAGCGTCGAACAAGGAGACCATTTTCTGTATCAGAGGTGGAAGCCCTTGTGGAAGCAGTTGAAAATCTTGGGACGGGAAG GTGGCGCGACGTTAAAAAGCGTGCTTTTGAGGATGCAGATCATAGAACCTATGTTGATTTGAAG GATAAATGGAAAACCTTAGTTCACACGGCTAGCATATCCCCTCAGCAAAGACGTGGTGAACCAGTGCCACAGGAGCTCTTAAACCGAGTCTTGTCCGCTCACAGTTACTGGTCTCGGCATCAGTGTAAGCAGCAGCATGGAAAGAATTCCATGGAACTCCTTAAAATCGGCGATGACATCTGTGGTGAAATCGTCGGGGCATGA
- the LOC140970496 gene encoding peptidyl-prolyl cis-trans isomerase FKBP20-1-like, protein MSDSVDLTGDGGVLKTTIRRAKADAIAPSETLPLLDVHYEGILAETGDVFDTTHEDNTIFTFELGTGSVIKAWDIALRTMKVGEVVKITCKPEYAYGSAGSPPDVPPDSTLIFEVELVACRPRKGYSLGSVSDERARLEELKKQRELAAAVKEEEKKKREEAKAAAAARIQAKLEAKKGKGKGKAT, encoded by the exons ATGAGTGATTCTGTTGATTTGACTGGGGATGGAGGTGTCCTGAAGACAACGATACGTCGAGCGAAAGCTGATGCCATTGCTCCTTCAGAGACCCTTCCTCTTCTCGATG TTCATTATGAAGGCATTCTTGCCGAAACTGGTGACGTCTTTGATACTACACATGAGGATAACACTATATTCACCTTTGAATTGGGCACCGGATCTGTGATTAAGGCATGGGATATTGCACTGAGAACCATGAAG GTTGGTGAGGTTGTAAAGATCACCTGTAAACCAGAATATGCCTATGGCAGTGCTGGTTCTCCACCTGATGTTCCCCCTGA TTCAACGCTCATTTTTGAGGTGGAGTTGGTAGCATGCCGTCCTCGTAAGGGTTATAGTCTAGGCAGTGTTTCAGATGAGAGGGCTAGACTGGA GGAGCTCAAGAAGCAGAGGGAATTGGCAGCTGCagtgaaagaagaagaaaagaagaaaagagaagAAGCAAAGGCAGCAGCTGCTGCTAGGATTCAAGCCAAACTTGAAGCTAAGAAAGGAAAGGGTAAGGGCAAAGCTACATAA